A genomic window from Pseudomonas alcaligenes includes:
- the hemA gene encoding glutamyl-tRNA reductase, with the protein MAFLALGINHKTASVDVRERVAFTPEQLVEALQQLCRVTPSREAAILSTCNRSELYLEQDQLSADEVLRWLADYHRLSLDDLRACAYVHQDNDAVRHMMRVASGLDSMILGEPQILGQMKSAYAVAREAGTVGPLLGRLFQATFSTAKTVRTDTAIGENPVSVAFAAVSLAKQIFADLHRSQALLIGAGETISLVARHLHDQGVKRIVVANRTLERASQLAEQFGAHAVLLADIPQELAHSDIVISSTASQLPILGKGAVERALKQRKHKPMFMVDIAVPRDIEPEVGELDDVYLYTVDDLHEVIEENLKSRQGAAQAAEELVAAGAEEFMQRLRELAAVDVLKAYRQQAERLRDEELAKAQRLLANGSSAEDVLAQLARGLTNKLLHAPSVQLKKISADGRFEALAVAQELFALDEGPSKT; encoded by the coding sequence ATGGCCTTCCTCGCCCTCGGCATCAATCACAAGACCGCCTCGGTGGACGTCCGCGAACGCGTGGCCTTCACCCCCGAGCAGCTGGTCGAGGCCCTGCAGCAGCTCTGTCGCGTCACGCCCAGCCGCGAGGCGGCGATCCTCTCCACCTGCAACCGCAGCGAGCTGTACCTGGAGCAGGACCAGCTGTCCGCCGACGAGGTGCTGCGCTGGCTGGCCGACTACCACCGCCTGAGCCTCGACGACCTGCGCGCCTGCGCCTACGTGCACCAGGACAACGACGCGGTACGCCACATGATGCGCGTGGCCTCGGGCCTGGACTCGATGATCCTCGGCGAGCCGCAGATTCTCGGCCAGATGAAGTCCGCCTACGCCGTGGCGCGCGAGGCCGGCACCGTCGGCCCGCTGCTCGGCCGCCTGTTCCAGGCCACCTTCAGCACCGCCAAGACCGTGCGCACCGATACCGCCATCGGCGAGAACCCGGTGTCGGTGGCCTTCGCCGCCGTCAGCCTGGCCAAGCAGATCTTCGCCGACCTGCACCGCAGCCAGGCCCTGCTGATCGGCGCCGGCGAGACCATCAGCCTGGTCGCCCGCCACCTGCACGACCAGGGCGTGAAGCGCATCGTCGTGGCCAACCGCACCCTCGAGCGCGCCAGCCAGCTGGCCGAGCAGTTCGGCGCGCACGCCGTGCTGCTAGCCGACATCCCCCAGGAACTGGCGCACAGCGACATCGTCATCAGCTCTACGGCGAGTCAATTGCCCATTCTGGGTAAAGGCGCGGTGGAGCGCGCGCTCAAGCAGCGCAAGCACAAGCCCATGTTCATGGTCGACATCGCCGTGCCGCGCGACATCGAGCCGGAGGTGGGCGAGCTGGACGACGTCTATCTCTATACGGTGGACGACCTGCACGAGGTCATCGAGGAAAACCTCAAGAGCCGCCAGGGCGCCGCCCAGGCCGCCGAGGAACTGGTGGCCGCCGGCGCCGAGGAATTCATGCAGCGCCTGCGCGAGCTGGCCGCGGTGGACGTGCTCAAGGCCTACCGCCAGCAGGCCGAGCGCCTGCGCGACGAGGAGCTGGCCAAGGCCCAGCGCCTGCTGGCCAACGGCAGCAGTGCCGAGGACGTGCTGGCACAGCTGGCCCGCGGCCTGACCAACAAGCTGCTGCACGCGCCCAGCGTGCAGCTGAAGAAAATCTCCGCCGACGGTCGCTTCGAAGCGCTGGCCGTGGCCCAGGAACTCTTTGCCCTCGACGAGGGCCCGAGCAAGACATGA
- the prfA gene encoding peptide chain release factor 1: protein MKASLLKKLDILHDRFEELTALLGDAEVISDQNRFRAYSKEYAEVEPVIVAYREFRKTQGDLEGAQALLKDGDPEMREMAEEEVAQAKEALVALEDRLQRMLLPKDPNDGRNVFLEIRAGTGGDEAAIFSGDLFRMYSRYAERQGWRVEILSENLGEHGGYKEVISRVEGDNVYAKLKFESGAHRVQRVPETESQGRIHTSACTVAVLPEPDEQQAIEINPADLRVDTYRASGAGGQHVNKTDSAIRITHLPTGMVVECQEERSQHKNRAKAMAWLAAKLQDQQDAAAHKEISETRRLLVGSGDRSERIRTYNFPQGRVTDHRINLTLYSLNEVMGGAVEQVIEPLLQEYQADQLAALGD, encoded by the coding sequence ATGAAAGCCTCCCTGCTGAAGAAACTCGACATCCTCCACGACCGTTTCGAGGAGCTCACCGCGCTGCTCGGCGATGCCGAAGTGATCAGCGACCAGAACCGTTTCCGCGCCTATTCCAAGGAGTACGCCGAGGTCGAGCCGGTGATCGTCGCCTACCGCGAGTTCCGCAAGACCCAGGGCGACCTCGAGGGCGCCCAGGCGCTGCTCAAGGACGGCGACCCGGAAATGCGCGAGATGGCCGAGGAGGAGGTGGCCCAGGCCAAGGAGGCGCTGGTCGCGCTGGAGGACCGCCTGCAGCGCATGCTGCTGCCCAAGGACCCCAACGACGGTCGCAACGTGTTCCTGGAAATCCGCGCCGGCACCGGTGGCGACGAGGCGGCGATCTTCTCCGGCGACCTGTTCCGCATGTACTCGCGCTACGCCGAGCGCCAGGGCTGGCGGGTCGAGATTCTCTCGGAAAACCTCGGCGAGCACGGTGGCTATAAAGAAGTCATCAGCCGGGTGGAGGGCGACAACGTCTACGCCAAGCTCAAGTTCGAGTCCGGCGCCCACCGCGTGCAGCGCGTGCCGGAGACCGAGTCGCAGGGGCGCATCCACACCTCGGCCTGCACCGTCGCCGTGCTGCCGGAGCCGGACGAGCAGCAGGCCATCGAGATCAACCCGGCCGACCTGCGCGTGGACACCTACCGCGCCTCCGGTGCCGGCGGCCAGCATGTGAACAAGACCGACTCGGCGATCCGCATCACCCACCTGCCCACCGGCATGGTGGTGGAGTGTCAGGAAGAACGCTCGCAGCACAAGAACCGCGCCAAGGCCATGGCCTGGCTGGCGGCCAAGCTGCAGGACCAGCAGGACGCCGCCGCGCACAAGGAAATCAGCGAGACCCGTCGCCTGCTGGTGGGCTCCGGCGACCGCTCCGAGCGCATCCGCACCTACAACTTCCCGCAGGGCCGGGTCACCGACCACCGCATCAACCTGACCCTGTATTCGCTGAACGAGGTGATGGGCGGCGCGGTGGAGCAGGTGATCGAACCGCTGCTGCAGGAATACCAAGCCGACCAGCTGGCGGCCCTGGGCGACTGA
- the prmC gene encoding peptide chain release factor N(5)-glutamine methyltransferase, translating to MPSLAALLDQAELPDSPTARLDAELLLAAALGKPRSYLRTWPEHEPGAEQQAAFAALLERRRAGEPVAYILGHQGFWSLDLEVAPHTLIPRPDTELLVETALQLAPATPLRVLDLGTGSGAIALALASERGGWQVTGVDRIAEAVALAERNRQRLGLTNAVFRQSSWFDGLAGERFGLILSNPPYIAASDRHLGEGDVRFEPLSALVAGADGLDDIRQIVAQAPSHLEVGGWLLLEHGYDQAAAVRGLLAAAGFTRVDSRRDLGGHERISLGQWPA from the coding sequence ATGCCGAGCCTCGCCGCGCTGCTGGACCAGGCCGAACTGCCGGACTCGCCGACGGCGCGCCTGGATGCCGAGCTGCTGCTGGCCGCCGCCCTGGGCAAGCCGCGCAGCTACCTGCGTACCTGGCCCGAGCACGAGCCGGGCGCCGAGCAGCAAGCCGCCTTCGCCGCCCTGCTCGAACGCCGCCGCGCCGGCGAGCCGGTGGCCTACATCCTCGGCCACCAGGGCTTCTGGAGCCTGGACCTGGAAGTCGCGCCGCACACCCTGATTCCCCGTCCCGATACCGAACTGCTGGTGGAGACCGCCCTGCAGCTGGCGCCGGCCACCCCGTTGCGGGTGCTCGACCTGGGCACCGGCAGCGGCGCCATCGCATTGGCCCTGGCCAGCGAGCGCGGCGGCTGGCAAGTGACCGGGGTGGACCGCATCGCCGAGGCGGTGGCGCTGGCCGAGCGCAATCGCCAGCGCCTGGGGCTGACCAATGCCGTGTTCCGCCAGAGCAGCTGGTTCGACGGCCTGGCCGGCGAGCGCTTCGGCCTGATCCTGAGCAATCCGCCCTATATCGCCGCTAGCGACCGTCACCTGGGCGAGGGCGACGTGCGCTTCGAGCCGCTCAGCGCCCTGGTGGCCGGCGCCGATGGCCTGGACGATATCCGCCAGATCGTCGCCCAGGCGCCGTCGCACCTGGAAGTCGGCGGCTGGCTGCTGCTGGAGCATGGCTACGATCAGGCCGCGGCGGTGCGCGGGTTGCTCGCCGCCGCCGGTTTCACCCGCGTGGACAGCCGTCGCGACCTGGGCGGTCACGAGCGTATTTCCCTGGGGCAATGGCCTGCATGA